From the Prunus dulcis chromosome 4, ALMONDv2, whole genome shotgun sequence genome, one window contains:
- the LOC117624829 gene encoding glutathionyl-hydroquinone reductase YqjG-like isoform X2, with translation MARSALDETSLSGAFVRTASVFRNFISRDPNSQFPAEPGRYHLYISYACPWASRCLAYLKIKGLEKAISFTSVKPIWERTKESDEHMGWVFPASDTELAGAEPDPLNGAKSIRELYELASTNYTGKYTVPVLWDKRLKTIVSNESAEIIRMFNTEFNDIAENAALDLYPPHLQSQIDQTNEWIYNKINNGVYKCGFARKQEPYDEVYAVHFKCNKKLLREYPNLFNYTKEIFQVPGMSSTVNIDHIKRHYYGSHPSINPFGIIPSGPDIDFSSPHDRDRFSI, from the exons ATGGCTCGATCTGCATTAGATGAGACCTCACTATCTGGTGCATTTGTGAGAACTGCTTCTGTATTCCGTAACTTCATTTCACGGGACCCAAATTCGCAGTTTCCAGCAGAACCTGGAAGATATCATCTGTATATATCATATGCTTGCCCTTGGGCTTCCAGGTGCCTTGcatacttgaaaattaaaggACTTGAGAAAGCCATCAGCTTTACG TCAGTCAAACCCATATgggaaagaacaaaagaaagtgATGAGCATATGGGGTGGGTTTTTCCTGCATCTGATACAGAGCTAGCAGGAGCTGAACCTGACCCTTTGAATGGAGCAAAAAGTATTAGAGAACTTTATGAGCTTGCAAGCACCAACTATACTGGAAAGTACACAGTTCCA GTTCTATGGGATAAAAGACTCAAAACAATTGTCAGTAACGAGAGTGCAGAGATTATTCGCATGTTCAATACCGAATTCAATGATATAGCAGAAAACGCAGCTTTGGACTTGTATCCTCCTCATTTGCAATCCCAAATTGATCAGACTAATGAATGGATATATAACAAGATAAATAATGGCGTCTATAAATGTGGGTTTGCAAGGAAGCAAGAGCCTTATGATGAG GTTTATGCAGTGCACTTCAAGTGCAACAAGAAATTACTACGAGAGTACCCAAATTTGTTTAACTACACCAAAGAAATTTTCCAAGTTCCTGGGATGAGCAGCACCGTCAACATAGATCACATAAAACGACACTATTATGGAAGCCATCCCTCCATCAATCCATTTGGCATAATTCCCAGCGGACCAGATATCGACTTTTCTTCTCCTCACGACAGAGACAGGTTTTCTATCTAA
- the LOC117624827 gene encoding uncharacterized protein LOC117624827, with protein MPEEKQPAMTKCDRLQSALMDCHRRIGPGLAREAACRHLNRGLAECLVSVACPEEWEAVRSLCGSGGTSLKRSQCQEAQLSLSVCLSSHQHQLNNPNAE; from the coding sequence ATGCCTGAAGAGAAGCAACCGGCGATGACGAAATGCGATCGGCTGCAAAGCGCGTTGATGGATTGCCACAGGCGGATTGGGCCGGGTCTGGCTCGCGAGGCGGCGTGCCGGCACTTGAACCGGGGTCTGGCGGAGTGCCTGGTGTCCGTGGCGTGCCCGGAGGAGTGGGAAGCGGTTCGGAGCCTGTGCGGTAGTGGAGGAACGAGTCTGAAGCGGTCGCAGTGCCAAGAGGCTCAGCTCTCGCTCTCAGTCTGCCTCTCCTCTCACCAACACCAACTCAACAACCCAAATGCAGAATAg
- the LOC117624829 gene encoding glutathionyl-hydroquinone reductase YqjG-like isoform X1 — translation MARSALDETSLSGAFVRTASVFRNFISRDPNSQFPAEPGRYHLYISYACPWASRCLAYLKIKGLEKAISFTSVKPIWERTKESDEHMGWVFPASDTELAGAEPDPLNGAKSIRELYELASTNYTGKYTVPVLWDKRLKTIVSNESAEIIRMFNTEFNDIAENAALDLYPPHLQSQIDQTNEWIYNKINNGVYKCGFARKQEPYDEAVKQLYEALDKCEEILSKQRYLCGNTLSEADIRLFVTIIRFDEVYAVHFKCNKKLLREYPNLFNYTKEIFQVPGMSSTVNIDHIKRHYYGSHPSINPFGIIPSGPDIDFSSPHDRDRFSI, via the exons ATGGCTCGATCTGCATTAGATGAGACCTCACTATCTGGTGCATTTGTGAGAACTGCTTCTGTATTCCGTAACTTCATTTCACGGGACCCAAATTCGCAGTTTCCAGCAGAACCTGGAAGATATCATCTGTATATATCATATGCTTGCCCTTGGGCTTCCAGGTGCCTTGcatacttgaaaattaaaggACTTGAGAAAGCCATCAGCTTTACG TCAGTCAAACCCATATgggaaagaacaaaagaaagtgATGAGCATATGGGGTGGGTTTTTCCTGCATCTGATACAGAGCTAGCAGGAGCTGAACCTGACCCTTTGAATGGAGCAAAAAGTATTAGAGAACTTTATGAGCTTGCAAGCACCAACTATACTGGAAAGTACACAGTTCCA GTTCTATGGGATAAAAGACTCAAAACAATTGTCAGTAACGAGAGTGCAGAGATTATTCGCATGTTCAATACCGAATTCAATGATATAGCAGAAAACGCAGCTTTGGACTTGTATCCTCCTCATTTGCAATCCCAAATTGATCAGACTAATGAATGGATATATAACAAGATAAATAATGGCGTCTATAAATGTGGGTTTGCAAGGAAGCAAGAGCCTTATGATGAG GCTGTGAAACAATTGTATGAAGCTTTAGACAAATGCGAGGAGATACTGAGCAAGCAACGATACTTGTGTGGGAACACATTGTCTGAAGCGGATATTCGGTTGTTTGTCACTATTATAAGATTTGATGAG GTTTATGCAGTGCACTTCAAGTGCAACAAGAAATTACTACGAGAGTACCCAAATTTGTTTAACTACACCAAAGAAATTTTCCAAGTTCCTGGGATGAGCAGCACCGTCAACATAGATCACATAAAACGACACTATTATGGAAGCCATCCCTCCATCAATCCATTTGGCATAATTCCCAGCGGACCAGATATCGACTTTTCTTCTCCTCACGACAGAGACAGGTTTTCTATCTAA